A window of Daucus carota subsp. sativus chromosome 2, DH1 v3.0, whole genome shotgun sequence genomic DNA:
CAAGAATCGAGTGTACGGTGGAGAAGTAGCTAATATAGTTCCATCTCCAGCCTTAACAACACGCTTAAGAGTATCCTGCATAACTCATCATATAAACATAAACTTCACATATGCATGTACAATATATAACAATCCCTAAAATTGTCTATTCAAATTTGAGCGATTATATCTATATCGTAAATCAAGTATGAGAATGAAAAGGCTGAGCAACATTAAACTTCAACGCATACCAAAGAAGGGGCAATGCATTCGCCATATATGACAATTCTCAATCCATAAAAGGCACCATGACCAGTTCTCTCTCGCTGAAGGCGCCATTTTCTTGGTGCCTCCAAGTTAATAGCACCATCTTCGCTTAGGCAACTCTTGTACCACTCGTAAGGCTCCTCTGACAAGAATTTCCCTGCCTTGTTGCTATCACTTATATAATCTCTTTTCAGAATCCACCTGCAAGTATATAGGTCCAttgatataaattaatacagTGTAATGGCACATGAAATAGTACAAAGGAGGGTAAACAATGATAGTCAAACAGGACATACCTTCCAGATGCAGCAGCAGCAAAAAACTTCTCTGTTCTCCGAAGTGGATCAGGTACAATAAAATGTGTTGCCTGATACGACCATTTGTGAGAATCTTTGCATAAATTCCCTTTTAATTTCCGTATCGCTTGCTGAAACTCCTTTTTTTGTGATTTATCCCCACTTGTGATAAACCATATAGGCTCAGGTTTTGAGTCCATTTTGACAGTCATTCTTGAATTGCTTTTCGTTGAATCAAGATTTCTAGACAGTTCGTATGAATCCAGTTTCATCGACTGATTTATGCCGTGTCTCGCACTTTGATCCCCAACATGGTTTAGCACGCTTTTTCTGTCATTTTCCATggattttgtcagcttattaACAGATGCAGCTTCATTCTTTTCATCTTCAGCCTTAGGACTGCCAGCTAGTTTTGTAACAGATATGCACTTCCCTTTCTTGATTTTGTGTGAAAGATTTTTCTTCCCTGTACTCCTGCTATCATTTAAACTCTTCATGTTCATAGGTTCTCCAAGCTCTCTCTTTCTGCAAAATATCTTATTCTTTTCAGCACTATCATTCACTTTTCCACCGGCTGCTGTTGTGTTGCTAGGGACTGCCAATGCATAACTGTCATTTTTAGAGCTACACACTTCTGGTTTATCTTCAGGTCCTAAATCTCCACGTGTTTCTGGTTCAACTTCTCCAGCATTCTCTTCACAGATCTCCTTAAACTCGTATTCTTTGTTGTTCTTGCGAGTCTCAAGAGGTGCAGTTGTTTCATTCCATTTATTTTGACGGCATCTCTTGCCCTTGCTCATCTTCTCCTTCACTGTTTTCTCCAAATGGACTGATTGTGTGAGCTTCCTCTTACCACCAGTTGCTGCTTTATTCAGTTTAGAGGCATCTTCatttttattaattgttttCTTACTCCGGACACCCAATTGCTTTCCAGAAATTTCTACTTCAGCTTCACCATTGTTCTTCACAAAGACTGCTTCTGTAAACTCATTCTCAGGATCCATATCAATAACAGTATTTTTCTGTTCATTTGATGAGCGATTTTTCCTTCTGCTTGCAATTTCCTTGGACAGTATTTGCATATCAGCAGATTTCCCCAGCTTTCTTTTGCCACAGGCAACCTTTTCCTGTTTATCCCCATCCTTTTCATTTCCGGATGTCTTAGTACCATGCCTACGGAATTTAACACCAATATTTCCATTAGTAAACAGCTCTTCAGATTTATCACTTTCTCCTGTTGAAGTCTCATTTTTATCGCCAACTGCTTTAACAACATTATTTTCTTTCTCCACTAGAGCTTCAGTCTCATCATCCACTGACGTCAATTTCCTCTGAACTTCATTTCTAGATTGCAGAACATCAACTTCTGCTGCTCTCGATTCAATACAATTTGCTGCTGAAGGGAGAATTTCAATCTTTTTATAGTTTGCTGTCTCTTCTACCCCTATGTAAGAGAGTGCAGGATTGTCTTCAGGTAAACTATTGTTTAAGTAACTTTTCAGATTTGTTGTACTTCCCTTACTCCAGGTCTTTCTATTATATATCTTGTTCACAGGTGGCTTGCAATGTGCACTCATGCTCGCATCGGAAGGACCATTACATCTCTCAGTTTCCTTCATTTGGCTTCTAGAAGAAGAATTATTTGGAACTTCATCGCAGGAGTGTTCTTGTCCATCTAAACAATCTCTATTCTTGGGTTTACCATGCAAGCTGCCCATTTCGGAATGAACATAATTAATTTGAACCGTTTCCTCCAATGTGGCATCTTGACTTGTCTCTAAGTTGGTTGCTTTAGAGATGGGTGTTTCAAAAGCTGCTGACTTCCACTCAGCACCTAGGGAGATCCTGCTAGACAGCCTGGGGCTGGTAGTTCTATATATGGGACTTGAAGCAGAAGCCGGAATTAAATCATGGGCATCCTTGTCATATAATACCTTATCACTTGTATTATTTTGACCACTTATCAATGATGCAGAGTCCAACAGTTCCCTTCTGCTCATCTCTTGTGAACCGGCTGGCACAAACGGAAAGGAAAATTCATCATTGACATCACGCCTGCCTGTCTTTATGATCGCCCCAGTGCTCAGGAAGCCTGTTCCTTTCCCCGAGTCCAATGTTTGTGTGGCTTCACTAGAGTTAAGTCTGAGGCTGGATTTCCTTGAATCGGAAAGAGGGGACCTCCCACTTCCAAAAATGGAACCGAAGTCGTTACCCACAGTTGCAGGAACATCTGTGCTATCTAAGTCTCGACCAGATAGTCTCTCCCTTCCAGCGATAGATACCATGTTATTAGCATTGATAAAATTTGACCGATCACTAGATACACTTGTATCTAGGTGGTTTCTTAAGGAATTCGGGATCTGCTGATTCTTTAAACTGACATCTGCTTCCTCAGAATCTTTAGCCACTGCCTCTAAGACCTCCATTTCATATCCACTGCAAGCCAATACATTATAAATACATAAACGAGGAAGAAGAGATCAATTTCAAGCAAATTATGTCTTACTATTTCTTTGGGGGAAAGGGGTGTGGtacatgatttaaatttaaacaattaCAGAAGACAGTATCAGTCAAACCTCTTATCATAATCTAGTTCTGGTAGAATTTTCCAAGCCTTCAAGCTGCCAGGGAAAAAATGTTTGGGAAACATTGTTAGAGAAAATAACAATAGGACAAAACATGCAAAGATACATGCATGAAGAGAGCTGAGCTATACCAGTCTTCCAACCACAGATGATTGACAATCtttatcttctttattttctttgCAAGCTTATACTTGTCACCTACAAAATGGAGAATACCAAATAGATTAAATGCAATGTTCATATCCTCATCAAACATACTAATCACAATTCCAGGATTCTTTGCAGATAGGTCGATAAAATAGGGGTGCTTTGGAGCCATTTAAGATTCTATATTAACAGAGAACCTACTGCATAAGACCAATCACTTTCTGCAGCAACAGAAAGTTTGATTGTAGAAAATtagatcaaaaataaaaaaatgtgtgTATTAACGAAGTAGTGGACGAAAACTGATTAAAGATAATACTGCAACTGGTGCAACATAAATTTCTGTTAGAAATCGCAACTAGCTTTGTGAATAAAATGGGAGGAGGAAGGTATAATGCTCCCAGCCAGACCCATTGTAGCACAAATACACACTGAAAGAACCCATAAAATCTTGGAGATCATCATGCAGGAGTATAGAATGTAGAGTTGTCACTGCATCGACCGGCTCCCGTGCAGGATTAGCGAACATATACGGATCAATCGGGAATGCTGCGAGGTTAAAAGAGGAATAACACCCTACTAGTCTTGCATATATAGCACTTACCAATCTTTCTCTATTTAAGTTCCAAATAAGGCTATAATAAGGTTTCTGACATGAGTTCATTACATAGCAGATTCTATTAAGGTAAGTGGCACGGCATTgactttacaaatatataatgcaTGTAATGTGCAATAAAGAgaaactaaattataatttggCAAACACAGGTCAGAAAATCCTCCTCTTGTAAACacaaaaaaagaaggaaaagaaacCTACCCTCAAATTTGTAGCAGATAAGATGAGTCACTGTGCTTGATATCAAAGGCTTCATAAAGTTGGCTCCCATAAGGCTAACCAATGTCTGGGTAGGACAGAAGTATTAGTAAGGTTACAAATTCTAAAGTTTATTTAAGTGCAGAGATATTGTATGTAAATATAAAGATAAAATGTAAGCATAATAGGTATAAGCAAACCATAATGTCATCACGATCTTGGCGTTGGTATCCAGTCAAGCATATTACTAAATATTGGGCACCAGGAATACCGTTCTGATCTCTTGGAGGTTTGTACAAAACCTGGAACCAAATGAAGATTACATGATATTGAACAAGAAACGGAAACAATCAAACATCTTCACGGACACACTGGTGTTTATGGGCGGGTGCAATTGAATGTGAGACGAAAAGTTTACGAACAGCTAATAGACAAATATAGCATATTGAATAGAATATTTAAGCAGTTATGGCAGATGCACATGAAACAAACAATAGACAAGTTCCATGCCAGGATCCAAGATTTGGTCTTGCTTGCTAATCACGAACTACATGACTAGCCTAACCATTTAGGTTCTTAAATATCAAACATCTGGGTAgatttagccaaaaaaaaaaaatctgagtAGAAACAAAGAAGTGCAGCACAAATATATACCATTCCCTATAGGTGTGCCACTCGCAAACTTAGCATACAGAAAATAAAGAAGCTTTCTACAATATATGGATATCAAAAAAATGACTGAATAGGATAACTTACAGAATCTGTACCAACAGCCATGCCCAATTCAAAACTGTGAGCAACCCACAAGCCATTTACTAGTGCCTTTCCATCATTTCGAGCAGCAACGCACGGAGGATCATCCTAATAAAGAAAAATTCTCACAGCATAAACATCAATTACATAAAAATCCACTCTTTCAGACTCCTCTTCCAAATTACTGTCCCAATTGGAACTTTTAGACCATCAACAACATAAATTCTTAATATTGCTTTCACTTCAGTATGTAGTATATTTGTATAAATCTCTCAAGAAAATGTACTAATTTACTCCAATGTACTATTTTAGAACTAACTAAAGACGGTACATAAATGGTCATGTTCTACTAACAAGCTAAAAATCATTGATCACATTTCATCTAGCACACTTGTACTAACGCAATTAATATAATCACCGACTAATAGTTTGTAAATTCATATCTAAATCAACACCTATAGGCTACACAttgtaactaaaaaaactcgataaatcgaTACTACTCAAATAAAAAAGAACGAGAGTACAAGAAATGACTAACATAAAGAAGGTTATCGACAATAACATGAGTGCAATCTGGACCATACTGACCAGCATCGACTCCACCTCCACTAACAAGCAGCGACAAAACCTAAAAACAAACCCCCATCAAATTAATTAGCCCATCAAATGATAATCAACACAGTACAAACAAATACATttcaaaacacaaataaaacaaataattaaaaaatacccGGGTTTTATTAAGTAAGTCGAACCCTAGGAGAACGAACCGGACATCACTGAAAACTTGAAGAGAACGCTCGGGTACTGAATTTTCAGGCATCGAAgattttatttggttttgatTCGAGTGATGAATTAGTGATGAATTGGTGAAGAAGGTTGAATGTGTGATTATATAGTGTTAGTAGAATGTATGAAACGTCTCGAGGAAGAATGAGGAATTGAAGTACAGGGCACGCGTTTCTACATTTTCGGTCCTTTTATATTTGTTGTTTTGGCGGCAACATTTTTTAAGACTTTTAAGAGTGTGTTTTTTTGGttcttaatatttttcaaatctaaaaaaatggtttaagatattattataactaggtattagattttaaaatgatattttaaaagcaatcaatcaatatttttttatattttttggggcagtacaattatattttaaatatatggatTTAAAATTTTACCAAATTTTTTCAAGGGAAATTATGAATGATACCATTGTGTAATTGGCTTTTACAAGTGGTACCACTGCGAATTTTTGACTTACAAGTGGTATCAtcgtgtttaaattttaaagctACGAACCCACTCCGTCGAGCAACCGTTAAGCAAACGTTTGTACAAGTGTATTTAATGGTGTATTAGcagttgaaaataaataaaaaatacggTAAAAATACAGAGACACGTGTTGAGCAGCTGATAAAAACAAAAAGCCCAAAAAAGAAACAATATAACGGGCAAAACCCTTCTTATTCTTCTCTAATTGATGGTTTAAGCGGAGCGGAGCGGTGGGTGATTGCTTGCATCTTCTCTCTTCTCAATCTCGATCACAGATTCACAGGTATTGATTCTTGCTCTCTTCTTGCTCCTGTAATGCATATATGACTATCCATAACGATTGTTTGAAAAAAGATGcatgcacatatatatacacatatctgTTTTTGTAGTGATTTATTTGTGTTTAAATCGTTAGTTGTTAGTTTATTGGTAGTTTTTTCATGTATCTGCAGAATGGGTGATAACAAAGTGTTGAGATTTTTTTGGAGGGCTGGTGTGATTGAAGTTAAAGTAGATGTAGATAGGTGTAATATTATGGATGTTGTTATTGACTATGAAGACGAGGCTAAAAAGTGAGGTGTGAAGTTGGATTATGCGTTTCCAACATTCAGATATGCTTTTAAGATGGAGCACCAACTGCTTGTAACAGATAGGGATTTAATGAAAATGTTTGAGAGATTGGCTGAGAAAGAAGTGATACATATATGTGTTGGGACTACTATTAGGCCTAATGAATTGTACAAGACAGTGCTGAATTTTAGGAGAAGAACTGAGCTTAAGGAGAAACAAGGGGAAGCAGAGGGAAATGGGGAAAATGAGGGAAATCAAGTAAAAGAGGTAAATGATCAAGGGGGGATCCTTTTTCTCAGGTGTTGGATAATGCGGGTGATGCACAAGTATTTGAGCCTGGGCCTTCCAAAACCAAGGGGAAAAAGCTAAGAAAACCCCTAAAAGACAACCCAAAACAAGAGCTAAATCAACAAATGTTACACTGCCAGCACCAATTACACCCAAAACTGCTTTCAAGAGTTTACCAGTGAGGAAAAGTCCCAGATTctctccaatacaaaccaatgCAGCAACAACTAGGCCTACAGTTGTGACAGAACATAGATTGTTCAACAAAAAAGTTTCAAAGACAACTGGTATGATTTTTTAGATGACAAATTGGGGTGTCTAATTGTTGTTGTTTTTACTGTAATTTAGGGAATTGATCTTGCTATTGATAAAGTCTGGCCAACAACAAAAAGGAGATACTACTGTAGGCATTTGAGTAAAAACTTTAAGAAACAATTTCCAGGGCCCCTGATGTATGTATTATTTTGGAGGGTTTGCAATGCCACTTCTCAGTTTAGTTTTAGGAAAGCAATGGAGAGGCTGCAGAAGGAAGGGGGTGACAAAGCAATTGAGTGGCTTGGACAATTAGGGGATCCTTCAACCTGGAGCAAGCACAAATTTGATCCCAATGTCTGCAATGACTCCAATACATCCAATTTTGTGGAGAGCTTCAACTCAACTCTAGGGATTGATAGGTGTAGACCAGTCCTCACACTTCTTGAAGATAAAGCACTAATATTTGCTATATTTGTGCTATCTTTTCACTACTAATATTTTCTATGTTTGTGCTATGTTTTCTCTGAGCAGGAATCAGGAGAGTGTGTATGGTTAAGATGGCAACTAGAGCTGAAAGAGCAAGACTTTGGAAGGATGATGATCTATGTCCCAAGATTGGGAAGTTGCTCAAATCTATAAGCAAGGACATCATTACCTGCAAAGCTTTTATGTCCAGTCCTGGGGAATATGAGATTCATGAAGGTAAATCTCAGTTCCCATTGTCAATTAATAACAAGGTATGTTCTTGTGGAGCATGGCAGATCTCTGGAATCCCTTGCAGGCATGCAATCAGGGCAATGATTCATGCAAAGATTGATCCACAAAAGGTGATTAGTACTTGGTTTCATGTCAGCACTTACAAACAAATTTATAACTACAACATTTTACCTATTCCTGATAAAGAACAGTGGCAAACCTATGAAAACTTACCTATTCTGAGTCCACCTACTATGAAGAGAGGTGTTGGGAGGCCATGTAGAAACAGGAGGAGAGAAGAGGGGGAAGATCAGAAAGGGAAGAGGTCCAAGACTATCAAATGCAAGAAGTGTGAATGTTATGGACACAATGCCAGGACCTGCAAGGGGGGGCTAACTGAGAAGCAAAAGAAGGAAATGCAGGCCAGTGGAAAGCCTCTGGTGATTCGAAATCCTAGGGCGAGGGATCAAAGTAATGCAGCTAAAGCGACTAAGGAACCAAAGGACACAGCAACTCAGGCATCACTGACCAATACCACACACTGCACTCCTTCACAGTCTCAATCACAGATTTAGTTTTCTTGAATTGTTCATgttttttaacatgtttttgATGTCCTGGTAATTACTTTTGTTGGATTTGAAACTATTGCTTTCTTGGTTTTTGCACATTCTAGTTTACAGGGCATTCTGGTATTGGAGATTGtctaaatatatgttttgttgGATTGTACTGTTGCAGAGGTTAAAAGCCCGGGAAATTTCAAGTTTCCTGTACTCAACTGCCTTTTTTTATAAGCTAACAGCTGTTTAAACGTTTACTTCACAGAATAATGTTTTTAACAGGTTGTCAAATACACGATGGTACCACTTGTAAGTCAAAAACTCGCAGTGGTACCACTTGTAAAGCCAATTACACAGTGGTACCATTCATaatttctctttttcaaaagtaataaataaaatattaaaccaaaccaaaccaaaccaaacaaacccagtatatcccgcttagagcagggtctggggagggtaaaatgtacgcagaCCATGCCCCCACTCTAAAGAATAGGGAGGTTGTTTCCGTGCAGACCCCCAGCTTAGTGCAAGACAACGTATGGTGTGATACATATGTAAATGGTACCTGAGCCCATGGTTGCGAACACATGGGACTCAGTTTTACCTCTAATTCGTCTGTCAATGAAAGAGTTGAACCTCTTCGTCACAGTATATAGTCATAACACTCAAAACCTCTTTGTCTTTAATTCCTATGTCCATCAATAATCTGAACCTGTTCTGAAAGCATAATGTCATGACAATCAAAACCTTTGGACGCCACGAGACCGagtctcaactactctaatacgTCTTCTCCAATCATTTCTATCTAATGTCATATCACCCATGAGATTTAGGGCTCCCATATCTAAACTTAATTGATCAGCCCACGTCCGACGGGGCCGACCTCTCTTTCTCTTATCCCGAACCGATATATGTTCAACTCTTCTAACCGTGGCCGAGTTACATTTTCGTCGAACATGTCCATACCAACGTAAACGTCCCTCCCTTATTTTCTTAGAGATAGCCTCCACACCTAAAAGGCGTCGAAAAGTAACATTTGGTATATGATCTGTCATGGTTTTACCACACATCCAACGCAACATACGCATTTCCGCTGTCTCTAGCCTACGCTCCTGAGCTTTTCTTAATGGCCAGCAGGCCCAGCACTCAGAACCATATAGCAATGACGGTCTGATCGCTACTCGATAGAATTTACCTTTCAACTTAAACGGTACACTTTTATCACACAAGACACCAGTAGCAGCTCTCCATCGAAACCATCCTATCGAAATACGATGCGTCACATCCGCAGAAATATCACCATTACTCTGGATAATAGAACCCAAATATTTAAAGGTATTAACTTGTGGTACACGAGACTCCGCAATACATACGGATACACCTTACTCGTGAATCTCCTCGCTGAAATTGGTGCAAAAGTATTACttgtataattaataaaaagatttataatATACCGCATatcattcaaaatatatatacatagctAATTCGGCATTAAGTGGTTGTAGTCACATGGTCactccctcccatttctttacagttttttcatgctgctcgacacgtattttaaggcgcatataaaacatagttttataacttatttttaaaaaatttctttttttgtataaaaatttaaatatcaagtttttattcagaaggaaaaaaagttcaaaataatttatcgaactacgttttacgagagcattagaatgtgtGCCGAGCCTCCGTCCTCCAATATAAACAAATGACGGGGACGAGGGGAGTACAACTTTAAAACAACAAACCTATACTTTGCCATAGATTAGTGTGGGTGTTTGGGTTGGGCTTAAAAGCTCCGCTTTTGGAGTTTTAAATTAGAAGCACtcatttgtaccgtttgtgtaaaaagtcaagaaacacttatagAAAGTTAGTATTCCTAATTTTTGTTTCGtaacttctacttttttcccaaataattctaacttctaacttctacttctaacttttacttcacttattttcttttaagtaagaaacacttattttaaacacaCCTAAAAGGCCCCTATATTTTTGCATgaagttcttcttcttcttctttcccTCTGTTAACGATTTTTCTTCATCGCTTAACATGTTTTACaaatttcttataaaatataatttcatatttacttttaaaattttcaaaagggTAAATACTGaattttacataaaaatttaatttatgaaattatatctgATAGACATCTATGTCATGTCATAGGTTCCCTGCAGAAAAAGTCTGgagtttatatatgtaaaattggAGTctggattttaattaaattatgttttaaaatttgataatatttaattgatattgtttaaattcattaaaatccgaTGGCATTCAAATGCTGATAA
This region includes:
- the LOC108206100 gene encoding BRCT domain-containing protein At4g02110 codes for the protein MPENSVPERSLQVFSDVRFVLLGFDLLNKTRVLSLLVSGGGVDAGQYGPDCTHVIVDNLLYDDPPCVAARNDGKALVNGLWVAHSFELGMAVGTDSVLYKPPRDQNGIPGAQYLVICLTGYQRQDRDDIMTLVSLMGANFMKPLISSTVTHLICYKFEGDKYKLAKKIKKIKIVNHLWLEDCLKAWKILPELDYDKSGYEMEVLEAVAKDSEEADVSLKNQQIPNSLRNHLDTSVSSDRSNFINANNMVSIAGRERLSGRDLDSTDVPATVGNDFGSIFGSGRSPLSDSRKSSLRLNSSEATQTLDSGKGTGFLSTGAIIKTGRRDVNDEFSFPFVPAGSQEMSRRELLDSASLISGQNNTSDKVLYDKDAHDLIPASASSPIYRTTSPRLSSRISLGAEWKSAAFETPISKATNLETSQDATLEETVQINYVHSEMGSLHGKPKNRDCLDGQEHSCDEVPNNSSSRSQMKETERCNGPSDASMSAHCKPPVNKIYNRKTWSKGSTTNLKSYLNNSLPEDNPALSYIGVEETANYKKIEILPSAANCIESRAAEVDVLQSRNEVQRKLTSVDDETEALVEKENNVVKAVGDKNETSTGESDKSEELFTNGNIGVKFRRHGTKTSGNEKDGDKQEKVACGKRKLGKSADMQILSKEIASRRKNRSSNEQKNTVIDMDPENEFTEAVFVKNNGEAEVEISGKQLGVRSKKTINKNEDASKLNKAATGGKRKLTQSVHLEKTVKEKMSKGKRCRQNKWNETTAPLETRKNNKEYEFKEICEENAGEVEPETRGDLGPEDKPEVCSSKNDSYALAVPSNTTAAGGKVNDSAEKNKIFCRKRELGEPMNMKSLNDSRSTGKKNLSHKIKKGKCISVTKLAGSPKAEDEKNEAASVNKLTKSMENDRKSVLNHVGDQSARHGINQSMKLDSYELSRNLDSTKSNSRMTVKMDSKPEPIWFITSGDKSQKKEFQQAIRKLKGNLCKDSHKWSYQATHFIVPDPLRRTEKFFAAAASGRWILKRDYISDSNKAGKFLSEEPYEWYKSCLSEDGAINLEAPRKWRLQRERTGHGAFYGLRIVIYGECIAPSLDTLKRVVKAGDGTILATSPPYTRFLESGIDFAVVSPSTPQTDMWAQEFLRHKIPCVVADYLVEFVCKPGYSLKEHVQFNTDDWAEKSLNKLVNQSETNEWQKDPANDGDSPVLPSPGATMPSNCHGDSDLLCQVCGSPGRREEMLICGHVNKSVGCGSGMHIDCCDSSLPNVPNRDWLCPKCSKSKSRKRTPKSAKKRTSVSKRK